In one window of Runella sp. SP2 DNA:
- a CDS encoding SEFIR domain-containing protein translates to MEENEKVLKELFVTYAWGDIDHENWVHSFVNFLRENGFDAENDRLINQRETATDFMQMMHKGMTDYKKVIIVLSSGYKSKAEGFKSGVGTEFSLILNDMDKNRNKYILISPFGIKDEYTPLAFKNKDIVDFSNPFNKVEQQRLFAKLQDIPTHNFKEVALNKPEVEPISSSGFVEHVKERPKIHIKGLAIKEAGSSMQGGLYDYTTFYIRVLIENISQKVINGLLVQIEIPLQLYTDRSDYDKLKFRQEEEKGFFDFEKDKIFSGQTYNTEEIRIQIWNHDVHGGLLEKEIKITVFTDEEPITKSLSIKSAFFITNNHVRKNLTSEMFLPRGGYY, encoded by the coding sequence ATGGAAGAGAATGAAAAAGTACTAAAAGAATTATTTGTAACTTATGCTTGGGGGGATATAGATCATGAGAATTGGGTGCATTCATTTGTAAATTTTTTAAGAGAAAACGGTTTTGATGCCGAGAACGACAGACTGATTAACCAGAGAGAAACTGCAACGGATTTTATGCAAATGATGCATAAGGGAATGACTGATTATAAAAAAGTTATTATTGTTCTTTCTTCTGGGTATAAAAGCAAGGCAGAAGGATTTAAAAGTGGGGTTGGTACAGAATTTTCTCTGATACTTAACGATATGGATAAAAATAGAAATAAATATATACTCATATCTCCTTTTGGCATAAAAGATGAATATACTCCATTAGCATTCAAAAATAAAGATATAGTTGATTTTTCTAATCCATTTAATAAGGTAGAACAACAAAGATTATTTGCTAAATTACAAGATATACCAACCCATAACTTTAAAGAAGTTGCTTTAAACAAACCAGAAGTAGAACCAATAAGCTCTTCTGGTTTTGTCGAGCATGTAAAAGAAAGACCTAAAATACATATTAAAGGTTTAGCCATAAAGGAAGCAGGCTCATCAATGCAAGGAGGGTTATATGATTATACTACTTTTTATATTAGAGTGTTAATAGAAAATATATCACAAAAAGTTATTAACGGTTTACTTGTTCAAATAGAGATACCTCTCCAACTCTACACCGATAGAAGTGATTATGATAAATTAAAATTTAGACAAGAAGAGGAAAAAGGATTTTTTGATTTTGAAAAGGATAAAATATTTTCAGGACAAACTTACAATACAGAAGAAATACGTATTCAAATATGGAACCATGATGTTCACGGAGGACTTCTTGAAAAAGAAATTAAAATAACAGTTTTCACAGACGAAGAACCTATAACAAAAAGCCTTTCAATTAAAAGCGCCTTCTTTATAACTAATAATCATGTAAGAAAAAATCTCACAAGTGAAATGTTTTTGCCCAGAGGTGGATACTATTAA
- the mobF gene encoding MobF family relaxase, which produces MLRITPNNSPEGASRYYDEGLSKQDYYAEKGEIIGNWGGKSAEKLGLTGEVTKDSFTALCYNINPETAEQLTARHNENRRVGYDFTFSVPKSVSIAYGINDDKNILDAFRNSVSETMQHIENDAATRVRKNGQDSDRQTGNLIWGEFIHTTSRPVDGVPDCHLHAHCFAFNSTFDEQEQVWKAAQFGQIKTDAPYYEAYFNSLLADKLQKVGYELERNKTNFELAGISRETIDKFSRRTNEIEKLAAEKEITNAKALDNLGAKTREHKRKGLRADELREIWKNRLTDDEAQKISSAFGGNSFAIEKKKELKANKSLTPNQCIDYSLNHSLERKSAIEEKKLLTEAFKRGFTFCTPDQVRQAFDNRKDLIHGNIEGKKLITTKTEIQEENQLIQSCISSKGRFKPLNDNYQYKNEALNYEQRQAISHALGSNDGIIAIEGGAGTGKTTLMGEVKNGIEESGRKIFAFAPSSEASRGVLRGEGYKEADTLASLLANKDLQQQTKNHVLWIDEAGMVGNKTMNQLMELAKRNNNRIILTGDTKQHSSVERGDAFRNIQEKGGIKAIRVNEVVRQKNAKTYKQAMEFISKGDFEKGYEQLDKNGSIREIQDKDQRLKEIATEYLQGISERKGKGFKEVLVVAPTHKEGEMVTDKIREVLQKAGRIDKDDIQVTKLKNLNLTEAERQDAVNYQAGHVVEFNQNIKGFKAGEKFQITGKDENGNVFVKNGNSQTVLPKDEAAKFQVYAPQNANFATGDKIRITKNGKATNGTKLNNGQIYNVTGFDNEGNLRLSNGSTLNKDFGHFTHGYAVTSNTSQGKTVDKVIVAQSSYSFGASTKEQFYVSVSRGKEAVSVYTDSKEDLRNIVSNRSTERISAHDVADKAGATEKKIMQQAVLVNRLQSLANAYASWKSKAENISRVAVSNLKEAASKLKPANTFTQTSNHVITQNEPKRATFKR; this is translated from the coding sequence ATGCTTCGGATAACCCCTAACAATTCTCCTGAAGGTGCTTCACGCTATTATGATGAAGGGCTATCAAAACAAGATTACTACGCTGAAAAAGGTGAAATAATCGGCAATTGGGGCGGTAAATCTGCCGAAAAACTTGGCCTAACTGGTGAAGTAACAAAGGATAGCTTTACAGCACTATGTTACAACATCAACCCTGAAACCGCTGAACAACTAACCGCACGTCATAACGAAAACCGTCGTGTAGGCTATGATTTCACCTTTAGCGTTCCAAAATCAGTTTCAATAGCATACGGCATCAACGATGATAAAAATATACTTGATGCGTTTCGTAATTCCGTTTCTGAAACTATGCAGCACATTGAAAACGATGCTGCAACACGGGTTAGAAAAAACGGCCAAGATAGCGACCGCCAAACGGGAAATCTCATTTGGGGTGAGTTTATACATACTACATCACGGCCTGTTGATGGTGTACCAGATTGCCATTTACACGCCCATTGCTTCGCCTTCAATTCAACCTTTGATGAACAGGAGCAAGTTTGGAAAGCTGCTCAGTTTGGACAAATTAAAACTGATGCACCATACTATGAGGCTTATTTTAATTCGCTATTAGCAGATAAACTACAAAAAGTGGGTTATGAGTTGGAGCGCAACAAAACAAATTTTGAACTGGCTGGCATATCGAGAGAAACCATTGATAAATTTTCCCGTCGTACTAATGAGATTGAAAAGCTTGCTGCTGAAAAAGAAATAACCAATGCCAAAGCATTAGATAATTTAGGAGCAAAAACCCGTGAGCATAAGCGTAAAGGGCTTAGAGCTGATGAACTGCGGGAGATTTGGAAAAATAGGCTTACTGATGATGAAGCTCAAAAAATTTCGTCCGCCTTCGGCGGAAACAGTTTTGCTATTGAAAAGAAAAAAGAACTTAAAGCAAACAAAAGCCTTACTCCTAACCAATGTATAGATTATTCCCTAAACCATTCTTTAGAAAGAAAATCAGCCATTGAAGAGAAAAAGCTTTTAACTGAGGCTTTCAAGCGTGGTTTTACTTTCTGTACTCCTGACCAAGTCAGACAGGCTTTTGATAATAGAAAAGATTTAATTCATGGAAATATTGAGGGTAAAAAACTCATTACCACTAAAACCGAAATACAAGAAGAAAACCAACTTATACAATCTTGCATCAGCTCCAAAGGTAGATTTAAACCCCTTAATGATAATTACCAATATAAAAATGAAGCCTTAAATTATGAACAAAGACAAGCAATAAGCCACGCTTTAGGCTCAAATGACGGAATTATTGCCATTGAAGGCGGGGCCGGAACGGGCAAAACTACCCTGATGGGTGAAGTAAAAAACGGCATTGAAGAATCTGGACGCAAAATATTTGCTTTTGCTCCTTCCTCCGAAGCATCACGGGGAGTGCTGCGTGGTGAAGGTTATAAAGAAGCTGATACTTTAGCTTCACTCCTGGCAAATAAGGATTTGCAACAACAAACCAAAAATCACGTGCTTTGGATAGATGAAGCTGGCATGGTTGGCAATAAAACCATGAATCAATTAATGGAATTAGCCAAACGCAATAATAACCGTATAATTTTAACGGGAGACACAAAGCAACATTCATCGGTTGAAAGGGGTGATGCGTTCCGCAATATTCAGGAAAAAGGCGGCATAAAAGCAATTAGAGTAAATGAGGTTGTAAGGCAAAAAAACGCCAAAACCTATAAACAGGCAATGGAATTTATTTCAAAAGGGGATTTTGAAAAAGGCTATGAGCAACTTGACAAAAACGGCTCTATCCGTGAAATACAGGACAAAGACCAACGCTTGAAAGAAATTGCAACTGAATATTTACAGGGTATTTCAGAACGGAAAGGCAAGGGTTTTAAAGAGGTGTTAGTAGTTGCTCCAACTCACAAAGAAGGGGAAATGGTAACGGATAAAATCCGTGAAGTACTTCAAAAAGCTGGCCGAATTGATAAAGATGATATTCAGGTAACTAAGCTTAAAAACTTAAACCTTACTGAGGCAGAAAGACAAGATGCCGTAAATTATCAAGCTGGCCACGTGGTAGAATTTAACCAGAATATTAAAGGCTTTAAGGCTGGCGAAAAATTTCAAATTACGGGTAAAGATGAAAACGGGAATGTATTTGTAAAAAATGGGAATTCTCAAACAGTGCTGCCGAAAGATGAAGCGGCCAAGTTTCAAGTATATGCACCTCAAAACGCTAATTTTGCCACTGGTGATAAAATACGCATAACCAAGAATGGCAAGGCTACAAACGGAACAAAGCTCAATAACGGGCAGATATATAACGTTACAGGCTTTGACAATGAGGGTAATTTACGCCTGAGTAATGGCTCAACCCTAAATAAAGATTTTGGACATTTTACGCATGGTTACGCTGTAACTTCTAACACATCACAAGGCAAAACCGTTGATAAAGTGATAGTGGCGCAAAGCTCCTATTCCTTCGGAGCATCAACCAAAGAACAATTTTATGTTTCTGTATCACGGGGTAAAGAGGCGGTTTCAGTATACACAGATAGCAAAGAAGATTTGCGAAATATTGTAAGTAATCGGAGTACTGAGCGTATTTCCGCCCATGATGTAGCAGATAAAGCAGGTGCTACTGAAAAGAAAATAATGCAACAAGCTGTTTTAGTGAACCGTTTACAATCATTGGCCAATGCTTACGCATCTTGGAAAAGTAAGGCTGAAAATATTAGCCGTGTAGCTGTTTCCAACCTGAAAGAAGCAGCATCAAAACTAAAACCTGCAAATACATTTACCCAAACTTCAAACCATGTTATAACACAAAATGAGCCTAAAAGAGCAACTTTTAAGAGATAA
- a CDS encoding single-stranded DNA-binding protein, with product MSSNNRVELTGFLDQDAKIIEQEGKKFVALSIATTDSYKDDAGQWHEKETIWHNVLVFRPAAIQFAEKLKKGDKVELVGSLSYKPFKDEKGNTHNQAAIIAGFVQHQPKKSEEPNQEEINTALQK from the coding sequence ATGTCATCAAATAACCGAGTTGAACTAACTGGCTTCTTAGATCAAGATGCAAAAATAATTGAGCAGGAAGGTAAAAAGTTTGTTGCCTTGAGCATTGCCACTACCGACAGCTACAAAGATGATGCTGGCCAATGGCACGAAAAAGAAACTATTTGGCATAATGTGTTAGTTTTCCGCCCTGCTGCCATCCAATTTGCTGAAAAGCTCAAGAAGGGTGATAAAGTAGAGCTGGTAGGCTCCCTTTCATATAAGCCTTTTAAAGATGAAAAAGGTAACACACATAACCAAGCCGCAATCATTGCGGGTTTTGTACAGCATCAACCTAAAAAATCAGAAGAGCCAAACCAAGAAGAGATAAACACCGCTCTACAAAAATAA
- a CDS encoding PIN domain-containing protein: MIIIVDTNILFSALISPNSLINKLLAYPSLDVRYITCHYALAELFKHQTKIVKHSKKPVNEVVYDFSTLINRLQLYNETLIEKQYWQEANRLTEGVDNYDISYVALALQHNSKLWTGDKKLITHLRSMGFTQVVDTSELYGLFGGMW, translated from the coding sequence ATGATTATTATTGTTGATACAAACATTCTGTTTAGTGCGCTTATTTCCCCTAATAGCCTAATAAACAAGCTTCTCGCTTACCCTTCTTTGGATGTTCGCTATATAACTTGTCATTATGCCTTAGCTGAATTATTCAAGCATCAGACTAAGATAGTTAAACACTCAAAAAAGCCTGTAAATGAAGTGGTTTATGATTTTTCAACCCTCATAAATCGCCTTCAACTTTATAATGAAACGCTTATTGAAAAACAGTATTGGCAGGAAGCGAACCGCCTAACGGAAGGCGTTGATAATTATGATATAAGCTATGTTGCATTAGCACTACAGCACAATTCAAAGCTGTGGACTGGTGATAAAAAGCTTATTACTCATTTGCGTTCAATGGGATTTACACAAGTAGTTGATACCTCTGAGCTTTACGGTTTATTTGGGGGTATGTGGTAA